The region ATACCATAACCAAATTCTAATTCAATTTGATCAACCTGAAGTAAGGAAACCACATTCTCTGGTCTACGAATTTCTTCCCCAGATTGTTCTTCCGTGGAGGCTTCTTCTTCAATACTAGCAATTTTAACCCTCTTATCAATCACTCTTCCACAGAATATGAACATTGCGCCATAACCTGCAAATACTATGAATGGTAATGGAGTGACGATACCTAAAAATGTTAATGCTCCACCTACCATATATAATACTTTTGGTATTGAAAAGAGCTGTTTCATTAAAAGATCGCCAATATCAGCCTCTTTACTAACCTTTGTAACAACAATACCTGTTGCTAATGATATCATTAAGGAAGGTATCTGGCTAACTAAGCCATCACCTATGGTTAGAATTGCATACTTACTAAATGCCTCTCCCGCAGGTAATCCTGCTTTCATCATTCCCATGACAGTACCACCTATCATGTTAACTACGGTTATAATTAAACCTGCAACAGCATCTCCTTTTACGTACTTTGTCGCACCGTCCATAGCTCCAAAGAAATTAGATTCTTCTTGTATCTTTTCTCTTCTCTCTCTCGCTTGAGCATCTGTAATAGCTCCCGTGTTTAAGTCCGCGTCAATCGCCATCTGCTTACCAGGCATAGCGTCAAGAGTAAAACGAGCAGTTACTTCGGATACACGTTCAGAACCTTTATTGATAACTATAAACTGAATTATAATTAAAATTATAAAAACGATTACACCGATGATAACATCGTCCTGTCCTACGAATCTACCAAATTGGGTAACAACGGCTCCTGGATTTCCACTCGATAAAATTAACTTTGTTGAGGAAACATTTAATGAAATACGAAAGACCGTTGTAAAAAGCAGAATTGTTGGGAAGGTCGACATATTCAGCACTTCCTGCGAAAAAAGTGCATTGAATAATATAATCATCGAAATCGAAATATTCAATGCTAAAAGAAAATCGAGCAGTGTGGCAGGCATTGGAACGATTAAGAATATAATAGATGAGATAATAAATAAGCCAATACCTAAATCTGTTTTTTTCATCTTTACTGCCCCCCCCTTCCTTTCTATGTTTTTAATGAATATACATAAGCCAATACTTCAGCTACCATCTGATAAAGTTCTCCCGGAATCTCAGACTCAATATCAACATTATAGTAGAGCATTCTCGCCAGTGGCTTATTTTCAACTATCGGTATCTCATTCTCCTTCGCTATTTCTTTAATTTTCGCAGCAAGTAAATCTGCGCCTTTTGCAATTAGAATTGGAGCTTCGGATACTTCTTTATCATATTTTAACGCACATGCAAAGTGTGTAGGATTCGTAATTACAACGTCTGCTTCCGGTAATCTCTGCATCATACGTCTTTGAGAAGCTTGTCTCATTTTTTGTTTGATTTTACTCTTAATCTGAGGATCTCCTTCAGATTGTTTGAATTCATCTTTAATCTCTTGTTTTGTCATTCGCATATCTTTCTTAAACTTAATCTTTTGATAAATAAAGTCTGCTAAACCTACAACAATAAACAAGACACTAATTTTAATACCTAAGTCAAGTACGATGCTACCAATGTAGGCAATAACTACTTCCAGGTTTCCCATCTCATAAAGTAAGTATAACTTGCC is a window of Lachnoclostridium phytofermentans ISDg DNA encoding:
- the flhA gene encoding flagellar biosynthesis protein FlhA, with the translated sequence MKKTDLGIGLFIISSIIFLIVPMPATLLDFLLALNISISMIILFNALFSQEVLNMSTFPTILLFTTVFRISLNVSSTKLILSSGNPGAVVTQFGRFVGQDDVIIGVIVFIILIIIQFIVINKGSERVSEVTARFTLDAMPGKQMAIDADLNTGAITDAQARERREKIQEESNFFGAMDGATKYVKGDAVAGLIITVVNMIGGTVMGMMKAGLPAGEAFSKYAILTIGDGLVSQIPSLMISLATGIVVTKVSKEADIGDLLMKQLFSIPKVLYMVGGALTFLGIVTPLPFIVFAGYGAMFIFCGRVIDKRVKIASIEEEASTEEQSGEEIRRPENVVSLLQVDQIELEFGYGIIPLADVNQGGDLLDRVVLIRRQIALELGCVVPTIRLRDNIQLNPNQYVIKIKGIPLSEGEILFDHYMAMNPGYVEEEITGIPTFEPSFHLPALWITESQRERAESFGYTVVDPPSIIATHLTEVIRGHLDELLTRQDVQNLITNITEANHTLVSELVPKLLGVGEIQKVLQNLLKEGISIRDLVTIFETLADYAPTTRDTDVLTEYVRQSLKRAISNKYFGPNEMTSVVTLDPKVEQEIMNSVKQTEQGAFLAIDPEKTQSIMKSVKDEVEKLENLGKNPIIITSPIVRMYFKKLTKEYFNDLIVISYNEIESNVELQSVGMVTA